CAACAACGACTTCTGGGGCAAACTCGATGCCAATGGCTTTTTGATTGAGCACTTTGGTCGCAAATGCCAAGGCTACTTTACCGATGAAGAGACCGGCGAGCGAGAGCACTGCGACTACCGATTTAGAGCCAAGTACTGTAATGAATGCGGGGCTGACAACGACATTGCAGCGAGAATTTGTCACGAGTGCGATGCAACTTTGGTCGATCCAGATAAAAAGCTAAAAGAGGCCCTCAATCTCAAAGATGCTCTGGTGTTCGAATGTGTTGATATGAACCTTCAAGTCCACAAAGACGACAAAGGAAAAAGTAGCCTTAGAGTCAACTATACTGGCGATAACGATGCGCAAGTCAGCGAGTTTTGGTCTTTGACTACGAAAAAGCAAAAACAAACCTTTCTATCTAAGTTCGTTCGTCCTCATTTAGCCGACAAACATAGAGAGTTTGATGCCACATCGCCGACCAAGGTGGTCAACAACCAGCACAGATTCAGATTACCAGCGTTTGTCATCGCCCGTAAAAGCGGACGTTTTTGGAAAATGCGCGATAAAGTATTTGATGATGAGTTAAACTAAAAAACCGTTCAGGTTTGATTCATATTTCACGTTTTATATTAATACCATGTTCGATAATGCTGAGATCTTGCTATGCCTAACCAAGTGAATAAAGCCCTTGCCACACTTGCTATTTTTACCTCAATAGCGACACCGCTGGTTGCTCATGCAAACTTTTTTTCTGACAACCCAAGCGGCCATGAACTCGTTCAAGATGTTGAAACGGGCGATACGCGTATTGAGTTTGAAGAAGATCAGGACGAGGTCTATGAAGCGGTTCAGCAAGGTCTTATAAAACCTTTTTCCGAGCTGTTTGCGACGGTAGAAAACGACCTTAACGGTCGAGTCATCAAGGTCGAGCTAGAAGAAGACGATGATGAGTGGATCTACGAGCTAAAGCTTTTACATGACCAGGACATCATTAAAGTCGAATACAACGCGGCAACACTGGAGATGATGGAGATCAAAGGCCATAATCTACAACGAGTTATCAAGAAATAACGTTACCAATAAAAAGAGAAAAATAATGAAAATTCTTGTTGTTGAAGATGACCCTAGGTTGGGCGAACAAATTCTAGAAACTCTTGAAAGTGCCGGCTGGGTGCCTGAACTGGCTCAAGACGGTATTGATGCCCTCTATCGTGCGACTTCTGAAGAGTGGGATGCCATCGTTCTCGATTTGGGTCTGCCAAAGATCGACGGTCTTACGGTACTAAAAGGCATTCGAGATGAAGGCATCAATACACCTGTCGTTATTCTTAGTGCACGCGACACCCTAACACAGCGTGTCGAAGGGCTTAATGCTGGTGCTGATGATTATCTAACCAAACCATTTGAAATGATTGAACTCATTGCCCGTATTCGCGCACAGCTGCGCCGCGCATCCGGTAATGCTTCACCCCTTATGCAGATTGGCGATCTCAGCTTGGACACGCGCACATCTAAAGTGATGTGGCAAGGTAGTGCGGTGAGCCTCACCGCTCTTGAATACAAGGTTGTCGCTTACTTTATGCATAATGCAGACAAAGTCATCTCGCGCACAGAGCTTGTCGAGCATATCTACAAACAAGACTTTGACCGCGACTCCAACACCATAGAGGTGTTTATCGGGCGCATCCGTAAAAAGATTGCCCCAAACGTTATCAAGACCGTTCGAGGCCTTGGGTATCAGTTGAATGCCTAACCTTTCTAAAGAAAAGCTGCGCCAAGGCGTTAAAAAGCTCAGCCTCAAGACTCGCCTACTCCTTGCTGCAACCCTCTGGTTATCAGCGATGACCATAGCGGCGGGTGTATCCATACCAGGACTAGTGCGAGATTACTTAATCAGTGATCTCGAAATCCAACTTGGGCACGCGATGGATGAAATCGCCGCCAACCTAGAGGTTAACGATGAAGGTCAACTAGTTCTAGCGACTCGCTTATCCGATCCTCGCTTCAATCAGCCATACAGTGGGCTTTACTGGCAAATCAACACAAAGAGCGACTCTTTGCGTTCTCGCTCTTTGTGGGATAAAACGCTCCAAACCAAAGGTAAAGACAAACGCCCCCACTACTTTGGTGCAAACAATGAAAAGCTCATCGCCATCAAGCGTACTTTGTTCTTACCTGATGTAAGTGACGGCGTCACGATTGTTATTGGACAAGATGAAGACCCTATCGACGATACCCTTGAATCTCTAACTGGAGAGCTATGGCTCATTCTCGGCATCATGGTGCTGGGCATACTCGCACTCATCGTTGGTCAGGTAAGCTGGTCATTACGACCGTTGGGCAAAATGCAGCGCGAGTTAAAACGGTTACGAACCGCAGAGCAGCATTCATTAGATGAGCAGTATCCAAAAGAAATTGCGCCTTTAGTAAAAGATCTTAATGCCCTACTATTCCATTACCAAGAGCTATTGGAGCGAGCCAGACACCACGCCGGTAACTTATCTCATGCCCTAAAGACGCCATTGTCTGTACTTAAAAACGAGCTTGAGAGCTTGTCTGAGGAAGACAGGGCTAAGCTACAACCTCAAATAACACAAATCCAAGCTCAGATTGACTATCACTTGGGACGTGCACGCATGGCAGGTGCAATGAACATCCTTGCGGTAAAATCGTCACCTAGCGAGCGTGTCGACGCCATTTCTCTCGCGTTTGATAAAGTCTACGCGGAGCGTGAAATTGCTCTAATCAGTGAGCTTGATACCGATCTTGGGGTCGCCGTAGAAAAAGCCGACCTAGACGAAATGCTCGGTAACCTACTCGAGAACGCTTACAAATGGAGTGATAGTCTAATACGCGTTCACTCTAACGATATTGATGAATCT
This window of the Vibrio maritimus genome carries:
- a CDS encoding PepSY domain-containing protein, yielding MPNQVNKALATLAIFTSIATPLVAHANFFSDNPSGHELVQDVETGDTRIEFEEDQDEVYEAVQQGLIKPFSELFATVENDLNGRVIKVELEEDDDEWIYELKLLHDQDIIKVEYNAATLEMMEIKGHNLQRVIKK
- a CDS encoding response regulator transcription factor is translated as MKILVVEDDPRLGEQILETLESAGWVPELAQDGIDALYRATSEEWDAIVLDLGLPKIDGLTVLKGIRDEGINTPVVILSARDTLTQRVEGLNAGADDYLTKPFEMIELIARIRAQLRRASGNASPLMQIGDLSLDTRTSKVMWQGSAVSLTALEYKVVAYFMHNADKVISRTELVEHIYKQDFDRDSNTIEVFIGRIRKKIAPNVIKTVRGLGYQLNA
- a CDS encoding ATP-binding protein, producing MPNLSKEKLRQGVKKLSLKTRLLLAATLWLSAMTIAAGVSIPGLVRDYLISDLEIQLGHAMDEIAANLEVNDEGQLVLATRLSDPRFNQPYSGLYWQINTKSDSLRSRSLWDKTLQTKGKDKRPHYFGANNEKLIAIKRTLFLPDVSDGVTIVIGQDEDPIDDTLESLTGELWLILGIMVLGILALIVGQVSWSLRPLGKMQRELKRLRTAEQHSLDEQYPKEIAPLVKDLNALLFHYQELLERARHHAGNLSHALKTPLSVLKNELESLSEEDRAKLQPQITQIQAQIDYHLGRARMAGAMNILAVKSSPSERVDAISLAFDKVYAEREIALISELDTDLGVAVEKADLDEMLGNLLENAYKWSDSLIRVHSNDIDESEVELIIEDDGPGIPLEQCREVTKRGVRLDESTPGTGLGLNIVSEMAHSYRGQLELGESKMGGLRAVLKLKRAKGEK